The Phaenicophaeus curvirostris isolate KB17595 chromosome 6, BPBGC_Pcur_1.0, whole genome shotgun sequence genome segment attgccatccctggaggtatttaaaagacaggcagatgaagtgcttagggatatcattgtgtagtggacaggtacggttggacttgatgatctcaaaggtcttttccaaccaagcaaatctgtgattctatgataggcaAAACCACCACTCTTGGGGAAACTGTGCTGTTACCTCTGGGGTAGCTTGGGTGATCAGTTAACATTGGATCTTATAATTTTAGTAGGGACAGATCTAATTAAGAGAAGGTAGTTTTTCCTTTTGGAGTTTCATGATTATCCTAGCACAAAATCTAGGTAACAAAGGTGTTAATTTCAAACAAACCtttgggggttttattttgCTCAGTATTTTTATAGCTAAATATAGAAAAACATTGCTGTGTTTAACTGCTCCTATGTGCTGGGGGCAATATCCACCCCCACCAGGTCCAGATTAAGATCCCAAAGTAAGCTCTATGCTGATTTCCTGGTAGAAGGGCTAAACACTGGACACTCCTCCAAAACTGCTAATGGTTATCAATCAGAGAACAAAATAAGGCAAGAAAGTCCTACTTGATTTCCTAGCGCACCAGTAATAGATATGACTGCTTGAAAAAGATTGCTTACAATTTCTCATTAACAGCTTGCAAGAACACCCTGCATTTAAGAATACTCCATGAAGATCTACAACCTGTTctattttgttggttttgcatGCAGTGGTGAAGCATTTCCAAACTGTATGGAAATTAAGAGACAGTATGGGACGAGGTTTTAGAATAAGGGTCTGTACAGCAACAGAGTGGAAAGGATGGAGTCACAGAGCACTGTGAGGACCACATTTATTGATGTAACAGCCAAGCTCAGTCAGTGGCCATGCCTTCTGTTTTGGAAGCAAAAATTTCTTAGCGGTAGCTTTAGAGTAGCTACATACAAGCTTGTTGCAAGTACtctttttcaggagaaaagatgaggtcaaggaaaagagaaatgcagCTGTTACACAAATGTTGTGAGCCTTCTCTCTCTGCGAACTGAAAGCAAATACCTCAGCAATATACATTCTTTTTCCAGAGAACCAGATTACGGCACAGATGGACGTGCCAACTGAGAATGAAAACTGCCCTAGTTGCTTCATCACCACTCACTGACGAGCTCTGCTGGTTTCCCCAAGGCTCTGCCAGCAGACAGAAATGCAGGAGTTCTCCTGTCCGGCTCAGCAGGGTTAGCTCAAACTGATCTTGACTGGCAAGGTGTTTCAGTCAGATCGCTGCCTAGAGCAAGCCACTACTTCAGCAAGAGGAAGCAGGGTTTAAAACACAGTTATTTGATTCTttcttaaaacttttaaaaagaatctaGGCAGCATCTCCAGGTaatgctgcagctcctggaactAGGGCTGAACTGACACTTGAAAAGCGGCTTTGTCATATGCTAAACGTTTGCCAATCATTTACAAAGGCTGTTTATGAGCACTATATTTTTGTGCGCTACAGCATCTTATGTCGCCTTTTAAACTTCTCTGGATTAAATAACAGTAAGAGGAAATTATTATTACTCACCTCCTTTTGAAAATGTATCTGTGGCCAAGCTTCTGCATCAAAGTCATAACCATGTACAAGCaagtaataaatgaaattgGCAGAAAAACAGTAGGATCTAGCATATATTTCTTCAACTTTAGGCAGCATAAACTGGAGCTGAAAGCAAACGTTTTTGAAAATCACATAAATTacgaaaaaaaatgctgtatttttttttacaactagTGATTACTTTGGATTCTAATTAGAACTTAGTAGCATCTTACAGAAGCACCAAGTAAAGTTGTGAACAACAAGATATGAAGagttagaaaaagaaagaccCTGACAATGATATAGCTTGcatggtaaaaaaaatgaaaataaacacaaaactgCACATAAATGACTGAGGATATTATGGTTCCTAAACTTTTCATGTAATCTTTACACTATGGCTGAAACTGAAATGACATTTCAAAACCTATCCAAGTTTTAAACATGTCAGATATACTTCATAGTTCGAAGCACAGTGGGAAAACAAACGGTGAGGTTGGTAAAGACcatctgaaaagaaagagagaaagaaagaaaagagaaacaaacccaaaaaggGCAAACAACTCACTcacctgtgtccagctctgtgAACAGAAAAGCCACATACTTGAATTGAAGTCAGCTAAGGAAAAGCGCCCAGATAAATTCAAAGCATTAATTGTATAGTAGAATCCTGAGAAAGCCTGTAGAAAAGGGGTAGATGACAGGCCTGTTACTTTCGGAATTacagaaaagcaagcaagctcAAAGAGAAATGCTGTGTTTGCAAACCTACCACAAAATTCCCTTTAACTTTTGGCTGGTGTATTCCACTAAATGGACAGTCTTCACTGTTTCTGCAAGCAGTGAAGTTAAACAATAAAGAAACCATCTCCTGGCACAGAACTGGGTCTCCTGTTCCATGGAAGTTCACAAGCTGGTTTGGGTAGTAATTTGCTGGTCTCAGAGACTGAGTACAAAGGCTCCCAGAGAAGTACTTCATTGGTAATGCAGTACTATAATCCTGAGGGTAACACGGATTATCCACATTGGAAGTGGTGTTTGatttctggtaaaaaaaaaaaaacccaaacaaattaaaacactcAAACAATAAAAGCTACTCAAAGCAAGAAAGACCTCATTTgacattcttttaaaatcacATACACATGGATTTTTGTTCTCTGTCACAGCTTATCAGTACAATATTGCTGATCACTGTAATTCATAGAAACTCCTTTCTCAAAAAATCATCAGCAAGATCAGCAACACAGTTGGAGGAGCTGTTGGGCCTTTTTGTCAAATGGTACAAAATTCTCACCAATTTTTAACAAATGTGAAGATCTGTGTATGAAACCTAAGCGTGTTTGTCCACAACTAAGCACAACAGAGCTCTTATTGGGGTCTCCAAACTCCACCAAAGGGAAGCAAGTGCAAGCCTGAGAACCAGCTCAGACAATTACTGAACAGCTGCAAGAACAACATAGCAAACAGACCTGAAACAACAATGCTAAAAGCCTTTTCTCAGCTTCATCTCTCCCATAGCACTGGAAGCTGTGAGTGTAGACATTGTAGTTGTAACCATACAACCTCACTTGCAAGGTGCTATTGAAGTTTTCCTGAGAGTCCTCTGGGATAAATGAAATTTGAGTGGAAGCTCCTCCAAGATCCAGTGCACCCACGGTCTCTTTTCTATAAGGATGAACCCACGTCCTCCAAAGGTTTCTCtacatgtaaaaaataaaaacaaggatCATTAGAAATACACTTCTGCCTGTTCTCCTTCACAGTTTTCTAATATTTACTTAACTTTTTGAgatttccccccctctttgtcccgcaccctttaaaaaaaaaacaatcttaGCGTcaagaaaaacatacagatgggtttttttatgtaagAGGGATGTACTTTCAGAGTGAAATGATCTTCAAAGACGGAAAAAGGAATGCAGTGTAGCTTTCAACTCAGAGCACAGCACAATGATCAAAGCACAGAACTAGCCAGATCAATATCTGTACTAGAATGCAGGGAACTGAAGTCCAGATACCCATGAGCTCTTGAACAAATGTGGATGGAAATGGTATGAGGATTTGCTTGTTTCAAGGCAAGAAGAATTATTAAACGAATAGAACGTTAAGAGATCgcacagaaaaacagattgcAAATagagtgaaaaacagaaaaaaaaacccagatgaaAGCTCCATCAAAGTCAAAAGAACAAGGACCCCTCATCTGCACATCTCCTTCAGTGAAACTGTAGAGGGAATACATCTTATCCACTCAGCTGGCATTTTTCTCTATTACCTAAAATGTCTCCCAGATTCTGTATTTGATCTACATAGTCACAGTGCAGAATATGGATTTTCTATGATTATCTATCTCAATATTTACTGTAGTATTATTTACTGAGCATGATGATATGAAAGCAtacacaagggaaaagaaactttACGGGCTCGCAAATATACTCAAATGAAAATTCTACGGTGAAAGAGTCTCATTAACAGCCTCTAGCAGAATGTGACTCTTAGGCCAGTGCCACAAGAAAGgtatttctctctcctgctaGTGATATTGCACACACAGGCCTTCACTCAACTCTATACTAAACCGCCTTTGCAGCATCTTGCAGTGCCCTCAGTAGTCCTTTTCAATCTGCCATATGGAATTTGATATTTGGATTATTAAAAATCACGTGGTAGAAGACACCCTGAAGCTCATGATGTCATTTTTGTTGCATGAAGTGCACACAATGAGGAAAAACTCTTTCAGAACATGCGATTCCAATACTGTTTTTCTTAACTTTACAAAAGTCAACAACCCATTCACCATGAGCAATCACTTACATCACCAGGAGCTAATTCCTGCTTATTAACAGCCACGGTCTAACAGGAACCATTCACCCAAGACAGCTAACAACACTCAGGAGTTTGGTTGAAATTTCTTTCAGCCTAGGGAGAAGTGCAGTTAATGCTCAGGGCAGCACACAACTGCCATGAATGTAGATGAGCAGTTGCCGATCATTTCAGTAGTTTTTACTGAGAATGAAACTATACTGAGTATCTGTATATAAAAAGGGACCTTCCAAAACATTTGACTCTCTTTCTGTTATAAGGCTCCTGCCTGATCCTTTTCTGAGTTCAAGGACAGCATAAATATCTTCATATTGGTATCACTTTGTCTGCACAGTATCACAGCCCATTGCTCACAGCCGGCAGATTTTCAGCAGTATTAGAATGAAGTGTATGAGCAATTTCTGGCTTAGCTGAGGCACATTTGGCCACATCAACTTAACCATCTTCACTGCTTCCAAACAGTCTTTTCTGCTTAAGAAAAGTAAGCCAACACTGCCAAACAATTTGGAGACCCCTAAGCTCTGCAGATCCTtcaccagcagagctgcaagGACAGCAACCGCCTAAGAAagtcacagaaaagcagaagaaaacatctttagTTGGCACTGCTATCAAGACAATCAACACCTGTCATGCTTAACATACCAATGCCTTTAAGAGCACTGCAGCTTCTGTTTCTAGGTAAGGTATATCATTTAGGGAAGAGCCCTGTCTGTGAATCAACAATTTTACCTTTACCATACCACATTCCTGCAACATCACATTCTTCATGCTTGCTTTGTTCTATTACTGCCACAAAAAGACCCTGTTatatatttcagtgaaaaatcgAAGTTACAGTTATGATGTTTGAACAGGCACATCATGTCAAACTTCTCATTTATatgaaagaaacagtgaaaggaaaagcatgcattttttttccacacaccTCTAAGAAATTGCCCATTAAATAGTTGGCTGTTATCCATCCATATATCCCTTCCTCTGGCCCAGTTATGATTTGCGCACCCCTAAATTCAAAAGGTTGTGCTCTGAAGTAGTTTTGAATACTTGCAAGGACTTCATTGGCTGCCGTTTCATTTTGCAACCTAAGCAATTCACAAAACATGAGACACTGAGCATCTGGAAAGGcaattttgtgtttattgtttGCTGACTAGCAATTCAAGAAAACTACTACAATCACCTAATAAAAAGTAGACATTGTTTCCCTGAAAGGGAATCTTATGATAGGGAAGAGCCAAGTATCCAGCATCATTTCAGCAGGCAACTCCCCCATTATGTACAAACTTCACTCTTTATCATGCAAGATTATGGGTGTTTTGTCTCTTgtatatacttttctttttactgaacTAAGTGACAGTGACTGAACTATGACAGCTACTGGTTAAAACAGTCCTAGAGCCTTTCTTCCCACTCTGTTTAGCCACAGAACAAACATAAAAAGCCAGTTTGTGCCAAGGCTAAAGCCACAGACAGACCTCCAAAGCCACATTACACTACTTCCACACTCAGAACTCTGCAGTGTCTAGTTTTAATCTGCCTTTGCTGCCCACCGATATGCACAAACATCATCTGTTTACATAACACTGAATTTTAAGACAGATACAGAAGAGACATTTAAACTCTTGTCTTCTCTAGAATAAAGCAAGCATTTCTTTTCAATAAGGCATAAAAGAGGATTTCTATACAGCCCTGCTTCCCCTATCAATAAAGTTAATTAAATTGGCTGGGttccatttccttttcagaagaTCAATTTCCAATGGATGAAAATGCATCCAATACATTTTTCACATTCTGTTTTCACAGACTGCTATGCTAGTGTGTGTACAGAGTTCAAGTTTCTGCCATACCTCAGTAGTCTCATGCCAGCTGTAGCCCCCAGATAAACTGAAGTGTTTTTATGCAGATGGACTGGTATTCTCTCCTTGACTTCATTCAGACAGTCATCAAAGGGTTTGGCAAGAGCTCCAGGGTTGCTCTCATAGCTGGATATACCAGGGCCTACAAAAAACAAGTAGATTGATTTAATTGTGCTTTGCCAGCTACAAATTAGCCAAATTAGCAAACAGgtgttaaaagaaagaaattacccCCATAGCTCTTATGGAGTTAAAATGAGAAACCATTTATGTTCAGCCACATAGCATtgataaaaccagaagaaaaaatatgtaagaCTTTACAGACTTGACACTCCACCACTCCCTTTTTCACAGTATGAACTTAAACATAAACATTTCCATATCATTGTTGATGTTTACAGCCCTACCTTGGAATAAGACTTTCTAAAAGTCTTTAAGTCTCGCGCAGGCAGGCCTGGAGCTGGAAGGAAAGCTGTtaccagaggaaaacaaagcagtgacTGCTATTTTACATCCTCAGCAGCTGCAATTGCCTCACACTTCCTTGGTAGCAGCAACCTCCCCCTCCCAGTGTTCAGACAGAGCAGGTCACAAGGCAGTGACCATTTTGTTCTGCCAACATTTGACAACTGCCAGCTTTGCTGATGCTTGGAGCCTGACCAAGTCAGATTAATTACAGTACATCAAAAGGATTTTGATTTGGGGCTGGCTCCTACAAACAAGGACAGAGGTACCTAATAAAGGCAGAAATTAAATCATAAAGCCATCACAGAACTTACAAGGTAGTGATCATTTGACTTACAAGTTCAGTAGGTCTGAAGGAAAGTCTTCTCTCCATATGCCCAGAACTATCCTCCAGTTTAAGTGCTTAAGGCTATGGTGAGAGTCACTGAAGAAACTCTGACAGATGCGTTCACCACTGCTCCCCACAGCTTAGTTTGGGACCTCTCTAATACGCCCTCTGCCTTCTCCACTGCAGTCACCAGAGACTGGAGGAGTGAACCCTGGTGATTTTGTACACTGGAGGATGAGTACTGTGGCTGACCACGGTTAAGGCCCCCCCAGACCTGTGGAGTTCACAGCAACTTAGCCTTCTCTGCTTTGCAATTTTTTGCACTTCCTCGAGGTAAAACAAAACCTAATCAATTAAATTCACAAAGTACTCCTCTATCATTTTTCAAGAAGACTAATGCAGTTTCTCTGTGCATTTTTCTCACACCAGAATTCCTAAAGGCAATGTTCCTAATGAGTTAAGACATGAGCTAGCAGACTGTACCCCCACCTCAGCAGGCTGGCTGCCATTCCTGCAGTCTGTAAGGACACACCACCATGCACGTGACGGTGCGTTGCTTCTGTGCATGacacttgttttcctttccttcttctaaaATTGCTAAGAATGTTCATGCATATGTTGAACGCTGAAGACAGAAATGGTGGTTCTGTTAAGAAACCATTGCCTTTTACTCATCACCTAGTTACTCATGGACCTCCATGGCTACAACTACTTCCAGACGCAGAGAGGGATGTAGGATTTTGCATGATCATGactgagagagaaggaaaggggaaaaaatggaaaaaatatttcccaacaCAACAGTTGTTATCAGAGATCCACAACATCTGCGCTGAAACTTTCTGAGTTGCCCCACCCCCTCCTCCTACCCACCGGCAAACCCAAGCCAGTAATGCTAAACAAAGCAGTACTGCTGAAGTTGGTATCATAGAGGATAATCTAATGCTCATTTAACTCAGAGTAACAGACTTTATGAAGTTTGGCTTCATGCAGAAATCCCTTACGGACTAGCTGCTGCTTaataattatgatttttttctcccctccctggccACTTGCCCTCAAAAAACATGTGGAATTTTGATATCTTTGAAAGCTTAGTCAAATGTCACTGAAGCTGACTAAGAGATTCaatagctgttatgagggaatccaCAAAAAGCTATTAGAACATACAATTAACCATACTGGAGTGTGAGCAAAAGCCAGTCTAGTTTAGCATCCTCTCTCTGAGAGGAATCAATGCAAAACCTCAGACCAAAGACAAGGTAGATAGCCACTGGTACTTGTTGTGGGTGGGACACCTTCGCATTTTATTAGACACTTCCTAATTCTGTAGTATGAGAAGCTCTTCTTGTTCACTTTCTGCATGCCTTTCATCATTTCCCCTCGGTTGCCTCTTTCCAAGTAATTACAGAACAATTCCAGATGAGCTGCATAAGCCTTGTTTCTCTAGGAAACCTGACTCaaacagcagagatttttttttaaaccatcactaagacttctggaaaataaaaactactttATCAAACTTCTATGGCATAGCTGACACTCATTTTTGCCTCCATCATATTTAATGGCTAACATCTAAAACGGGCTAGATCTCCATTCTTCTCAAAGACTTTTTATTCcaagctatttttaaatatatttgatactttcattttaaattaaattattttatg includes the following:
- the ENTPD3 gene encoding ectonucleoside triphosphate diphosphohydrolase 3 isoform X2, giving the protein MLTRTPSVVAQVFLLLSIALVIAIAVIQINRQQILSPGLKYGIVLDAGSSRTTVYVYEWPAEKENDTGVVSQTFKCNVKGPGISSYESNPGALAKPFDDCLNEVKERIPVHLHKNTSVYLGATAGMRLLRLQNETAANEVLASIQNYFRAQPFEFRGAQIITGPEEGIYGWITANYLMGNFLERNLWRTWVHPYRKETVGALDLGGASTQISFIPEDSQENFNSTLQVRLYGYNYNVYTHSFQCYGRDEAEKRLLALLFQKSNTTSNVDNPCYPQDYSTALPMKYFSGSLCTQSLRPANYYPNQLVNFHGTGDPVLCQEMVSLLFNFTACRNSEDCPFSGIHQPKVKGNFVAFSGFYYTINALNLSGRFSLADFNSSMWLFCSQSWTQLQFMLPKVEEIYARSYCFSANFIYYLLVHGYDFDAEAWPQIHFQKEVGNSSIAWSLGYMLSLTNMIPAEGKLIQLPLKPSLFAGLLVFLTATALLCLLFLVYLCIGSHNRKNISHVEHVFISE
- the ENTPD3 gene encoding ectonucleoside triphosphate diphosphohydrolase 3 isoform X1 translates to MCCRMLTRTPSVVAQVFLLLSIALVIAIAVIQINRQQILSPGLKYGIVLDAGSSRTTVYVYEWPAEKENDTGVVSQTFKCNVKGPGISSYESNPGALAKPFDDCLNEVKERIPVHLHKNTSVYLGATAGMRLLRLQNETAANEVLASIQNYFRAQPFEFRGAQIITGPEEGIYGWITANYLMGNFLERNLWRTWVHPYRKETVGALDLGGASTQISFIPEDSQENFNSTLQVRLYGYNYNVYTHSFQCYGRDEAEKRLLALLFQKSNTTSNVDNPCYPQDYSTALPMKYFSGSLCTQSLRPANYYPNQLVNFHGTGDPVLCQEMVSLLFNFTACRNSEDCPFSGIHQPKVKGNFVAFSGFYYTINALNLSGRFSLADFNSSMWLFCSQSWTQLQFMLPKVEEIYARSYCFSANFIYYLLVHGYDFDAEAWPQIHFQKEVGNSSIAWSLGYMLSLTNMIPAEGKLIQLPLKPSLFAGLLVFLTATALLCLLFLVYLCIGSHNRKNISHVEHVFISE